In candidate division KSB1 bacterium, a single window of DNA contains:
- a CDS encoding phospho-N-acetylmuramoyl-pentapeptide-transferase translates to MLYHLFMSLRDVVVGANLFRYITFRSAAAAVTALLLSFLVGPWMIRKLQQNQIGEEIRQDGPRTHLAKAGTPTMGGLMILFCVAVPTLLFANLTNFYVLLTLVSFLWMGVVGFFDDYLKAVKKIKKGLVAKYKLAGQIGLGLLILVFILLYPHVFGLNFSENITLTTLPFLKNVMLNFGILYPLVVVVVVTGTSNGVNLTDGLDGLAIGVISIAAMAFAAMSYVTGNVKFADYLNVIYLEGAGELTVFCAALVGAGLGFLWYNGYPAQVFMGDTGALALGAALGTMAILLKKELFLIVIGGIFVIEALSVIVQRLYFKYTKRRYGAGRRVFLMAPLHHHFEQLGWHESKVVVRFWIMEVLLVLVSLTMFKVR, encoded by the coding sequence ATGCTATACCACCTGTTCATGTCGCTGCGGGATGTGGTGGTCGGAGCGAATCTGTTTCGTTACATCACATTTCGTTCGGCGGCTGCGGCGGTGACCGCGTTGCTCCTTTCATTCCTTGTCGGGCCATGGATGATCCGCAAGTTACAGCAGAACCAGATCGGCGAGGAGATTCGCCAGGACGGTCCGCGCACTCATCTGGCCAAGGCAGGAACGCCGACGATGGGTGGATTGATGATTCTATTCTGCGTGGCCGTGCCCACGCTGCTCTTTGCTAATCTTACGAATTTCTACGTATTGTTGACGTTGGTATCGTTTCTATGGATGGGGGTGGTCGGCTTCTTCGACGACTACTTGAAGGCGGTAAAGAAGATCAAGAAGGGGCTGGTGGCCAAGTACAAGTTGGCTGGACAGATTGGGCTCGGCCTGCTGATTCTGGTGTTCATCCTGCTCTATCCCCACGTCTTCGGTCTAAATTTCTCCGAGAACATCACCTTAACCACGCTCCCGTTCTTGAAGAACGTGATGCTGAACTTCGGCATCCTGTATCCGCTGGTGGTCGTGGTGGTCGTGACGGGAACGTCGAACGGTGTGAATCTTACGGACGGCCTGGATGGGCTTGCCATCGGCGTCATCTCGATTGCGGCGATGGCGTTTGCCGCGATGAGCTATGTCACGGGAAACGTCAAGTTCGCGGACTATCTGAATGTAATTTACCTGGAGGGGGCGGGCGAGCTCACGGTATTCTGCGCGGCGCTGGTCGGCGCGGGGCTTGGGTTCTTGTGGTACAATGGCTATCCGGCGCAGGTGTTCATGGGCGACACCGGTGCCTTAGCGCTCGGCGCGGCGTTGGGGACCATGGCGATTCTGCTCAAGAAGGAGCTGTTCCTGATTGTAATCGGCGGCATTTTTGTGATCGAGGCCCTCAGCGTGATCGTGCAGCGGCTCTACTTCAAGTACACAAAACGAAGGTACGGCGCCGGGCGAAGGGTATTCTTGATGGCACCGCTGCATCATCACTTTGAGCAGTTGGGGTGGCACGAGTCCAAAGTTGTGGTGAGATTCTGGATCATGGAAGTGCTGTTAGTGCTGGTAAGTCTGACGATGTTCAAGGTACGGTAA
- the murF gene encoding UDP-N-acetylmuramoyl-tripeptide--D-alanyl-D-alanine ligase, giving the protein MRLPTIGWFCAAVGASCPSGMADAPLGPVCYDSRKLQAGDTFIAVVGEHDGHDYVERAFAAGAKSAIVCAQWASRNPAQAHRQIVVDDTLSSLQLAGKAWRRQFSVPVVGITGSNGKTSTKDILLKLLAVRYDVGGTEGNLNNQLGVPLTLLSMSGEKQVLVVEMGASRTGEIGELCAISQPTHGLVTSIARAHMAGFGTLTAVARTKGQLYDAVAEAGVAFVHTGDELCRIESSRCRQVIGYGFGEPGEGWSGEYFRAQERSTNELGGMRFTLRDVSYELNIPGQPAALAALAGLAIAGSLGVPLEACRDTVRNWVGVPGRMRVEQLGRLRVLDDSYNANPASMRAALTTLATFSGNKMAILGTMAELGEFSEEEHRRLTNDLSSFGIPRVIFVGSGWSGAAARLAERGINAMETASVSEMAASLPRLVDGIDVLLLKGSRSVQLDQLMPQLRKLFA; this is encoded by the coding sequence GTGAGGCTGCCGACGATCGGTTGGTTCTGCGCCGCGGTTGGGGCAAGTTGTCCCAGCGGGATGGCAGACGCACCGCTGGGACCCGTCTGTTACGACTCGCGTAAGCTTCAAGCCGGGGACACCTTCATCGCGGTGGTCGGCGAGCATGACGGGCACGATTACGTTGAGCGCGCGTTTGCCGCGGGCGCGAAGTCGGCGATTGTTTGCGCGCAGTGGGCATCGCGAAATCCGGCGCAGGCTCATCGACAGATCGTGGTCGATGATACACTGTCATCCTTGCAACTTGCGGGTAAAGCGTGGCGCCGGCAGTTCTCCGTGCCGGTGGTCGGCATTACCGGGTCAAACGGCAAGACGTCCACCAAGGACATCTTGCTGAAGCTGCTTGCGGTACGATACGATGTTGGCGGCACGGAAGGCAATCTCAACAACCAGCTCGGCGTCCCCCTCACCCTCTTATCAATGTCCGGCGAGAAACAAGTACTTGTGGTTGAAATGGGGGCTTCGCGCACGGGCGAGATCGGGGAATTGTGCGCGATCTCGCAGCCCACTCACGGACTGGTGACCTCAATCGCACGGGCACATATGGCGGGATTCGGCACACTTACCGCCGTGGCGCGCACCAAGGGCCAACTCTATGATGCAGTTGCGGAAGCGGGTGTGGCATTTGTTCACACGGGCGACGAGCTCTGCCGAATTGAGTCCAGCCGGTGCCGACAGGTAATTGGCTACGGCTTTGGCGAACCTGGCGAAGGCTGGTCCGGCGAATACTTTCGCGCGCAGGAACGGAGCACAAATGAGCTTGGGGGGATGAGGTTTACACTGCGCGACGTTTCGTATGAGCTGAACATTCCGGGGCAACCAGCCGCGCTGGCGGCGCTGGCCGGACTCGCCATCGCGGGCAGCCTCGGAGTTCCCTTGGAGGCCTGTCGTGATACGGTCAGGAACTGGGTGGGTGTACCCGGGCGCATGCGCGTCGAACAACTGGGCCGCTTGCGCGTATTAGACGACAGCTACAATGCGAATCCGGCAAGTATGCGCGCAGCGTTGACAACGCTCGCGACCTTCTCCGGCAATAAAATGGCGATACTTGGAACGATGGCGGAACTGGGCGAATTTTCGGAGGAAGAGCATCGGCGACTGACGAACGACCTGAGTTCGTTCGGAATTCCGCGAGTCATTTTCGTTGGATCCGGATGGAGCGGAGCGGCTGCACGCCTCGCCGAGCGCGGGATCAATGCCATGGAGACGGCGTCGGTTTCTGAGATGGCTGCGAGTCTGCCGCGGCTGGTTGACGGGATTGACGTGCTGCTTCTCAAGGGTTCACGCAGCGTGCAATTGGATCAGCTGATGCCTCAACTGCGCAAGTTGTTTGCCTGA
- a CDS encoding UDP-N-acetylmuramoyl-L-alanyl-D-glutamate--2,6-diaminopimelate ligase, whose product MPRLSELAREIEGCRAVGEDVAVTGITNDSRTVRTGDLFVAVPGLNVDAIRYVDEARSRGAVALMAQAPIAGLPTLVAGNVRRAMAEASWAVYGHPERALTLIGVTGTNGKTTVATVLRQVLATNGLNCGVIGTLGVEYGVFAAGSSRTTPEAPVIATHLAEMIRTGVSHVVMEATSIGIDLERTWKLPFRVTVFTNLTRDHLDYHRTEERYIDAKLRLFREQESGGSAVINLDSPLADRFLAAAAGHKVTYGIGPGARYRATNLELRAGQIEFELAEGSSTPRVTTPLVGGFNVSNVLAVIATAREVGLSLDPIVESLRGIHAARGRTEAVPSRAPFTVIIDYAHTPDALEKVLQTVRALKPHRVVSVFGAGGDRDRGKRPLLAATAARWCDQVWITSDNPRSEDPEAILDEIAAGFPTGYAYERTADRRAAIESALQQAVAGDVIVVAGKGHELYQEIAGKQYPFDDREVVRGWLQRTGYLA is encoded by the coding sequence GTGCCTCGGTTATCTGAGCTGGCTCGTGAGATTGAGGGCTGCCGCGCGGTCGGCGAGGACGTCGCGGTCACGGGGATCACGAACGACTCGCGGACGGTGCGGACCGGCGACTTGTTTGTAGCGGTTCCGGGTCTCAACGTTGATGCCATACGGTATGTGGATGAAGCGCGAAGTCGCGGCGCGGTCGCGCTCATGGCACAGGCTCCGATCGCGGGATTGCCGACTCTGGTCGCCGGGAATGTGCGACGCGCGATGGCCGAAGCGTCGTGGGCGGTTTACGGACATCCCGAACGGGCGCTCACCCTGATCGGAGTGACCGGGACGAACGGTAAGACGACGGTTGCAACCGTGCTGCGGCAGGTGCTGGCGACGAACGGCCTGAACTGCGGCGTGATCGGAACGCTGGGCGTTGAGTACGGCGTGTTTGCTGCCGGATCATCACGCACGACTCCCGAGGCCCCGGTAATCGCCACGCACCTTGCGGAGATGATCCGAACGGGCGTCAGTCATGTGGTGATGGAGGCAACGTCCATCGGCATTGATCTGGAGCGCACCTGGAAGTTGCCGTTCCGAGTCACCGTGTTTACGAACCTCACGCGCGATCACCTCGACTACCATCGAACTGAGGAAAGGTACATCGACGCGAAGTTACGGTTGTTCCGCGAGCAGGAATCGGGCGGGAGCGCTGTGATCAATTTGGACAGTCCGTTGGCCGATCGATTCCTGGCGGCGGCAGCGGGCCACAAAGTCACTTACGGGATTGGACCCGGCGCTCGCTATCGCGCGACGAACTTGGAATTGCGGGCCGGGCAGATCGAGTTTGAGCTCGCAGAAGGATCATCGACGCCGCGGGTCACGACACCGCTCGTCGGCGGATTCAACGTGTCAAACGTCCTGGCGGTAATCGCGACCGCCCGGGAAGTTGGTTTGAGTCTCGATCCCATTGTTGAGTCGTTGCGCGGAATTCACGCTGCGAGGGGCCGGACGGAAGCCGTGCCGAGCCGGGCGCCGTTCACCGTCATCATCGACTACGCACATACGCCCGATGCACTCGAGAAAGTCTTGCAGACCGTTCGCGCGTTGAAGCCGCATCGGGTCGTATCGGTTTTCGGCGCGGGGGGTGACCGCGACCGGGGCAAGCGACCGTTGCTGGCCGCCACGGCGGCGCGATGGTGCGATCAGGTCTGGATCACGAGCGATAATCCCCGCAGCGAGGATCCGGAGGCAATCCTCGATGAGATCGCCGCTGGATTCCCGACTGGATACGCTTACGAACGTACCGCGGACAGGCGGGCGGCCATCGAAAGCGCATTGCAACAAGCTGTCGCCGGAGATGTGATTGTCGTTGCCGGAAAAGGGCACGAATTGTATCAGGAGATCGCGGGGAAGCAGTATCCGTTCGACGATCGCGAAGTCGTGAGGGGCTGGCTGCAGCGGACAGGATATCTCGCGTGA
- a CDS encoding serine hydrolase, which produces MTDADRQRLRERALAGTLLLIVACYVARLVQVQLIEGSKWAAIARKQSLLAVYQKPARGEIRDVNGWPMATTLPLTYAVGFRPIAGVDRVAISGRIAPILNLSDSELRKRMRRDSFVYLARRVDVQLKRRLEALDLACLVFDEEPRRTYPGGVQAACVVGFADVDGRGQEGIEVAYDSVLSGAGYRELCRVDALRKAVAPVADEYPAEYFGADVTLSIDLQLQTIVEEQMLADFSKRKMERGCAILVDPKTGDILSMSTYPTYDPNHPESSTLPARRCWPVTDVYEPGSTFKMIPIVAALEAGRVSRTTPVDCEGGSYRVRGATIHDAHAHGTLTVDDVLAFSSNIGAAKIGQRFTPTELYDRIRAFGFGNPTFVEMLGEQSGVVPRPAKWSGPTQANLCYGHGVSCTALQLLMAYAAIANDGLLMKPRLVRSIEFPNGTRQEIPVEAVRQVVSPSVAHELTDMLENVVEYGTAKQSAVEGIRIAAKTGTAQKVDRVNHTYFDKRFVSSLVGFFPAEDPQYALLVLVDDPRGEYFGSTVAGPVYKAIVEEVYASRMLRGKTPPEELVNPKTTDSGPTGAAHDARLAAAPVRSVDGTTVASLSAAPESGTDTNWISVPSVEGWPMRLAVQEFSRRNLGCELIGSRIVKTQSPQAGTRVQAGTVCQVVGITN; this is translated from the coding sequence ATGACTGACGCCGACCGGCAGCGGCTGCGCGAGCGCGCCCTCGCGGGGACGCTTCTGCTCATCGTCGCGTGCTACGTCGCGCGGCTGGTTCAGGTTCAACTGATCGAAGGCTCGAAATGGGCCGCAATTGCGCGCAAGCAGTCGTTGCTTGCGGTCTATCAGAAGCCAGCCCGGGGGGAGATCAGGGACGTCAACGGCTGGCCGATGGCCACGACGTTGCCGTTGACCTACGCGGTTGGCTTTCGGCCGATCGCGGGCGTGGATCGAGTCGCGATCTCAGGCCGAATTGCGCCGATCCTGAACCTCTCCGACTCGGAACTGCGGAAGCGGATGCGTCGCGACAGCTTTGTGTACCTCGCGCGCCGGGTTGACGTGCAGCTGAAACGCCGACTGGAAGCGCTGGATCTGGCTTGCCTGGTGTTTGACGAAGAACCGCGACGGACATATCCGGGCGGCGTGCAGGCGGCGTGCGTCGTCGGATTCGCGGATGTGGACGGGCGCGGTCAGGAGGGGATCGAAGTCGCCTACGACAGCGTGTTGTCAGGCGCGGGATATCGCGAACTCTGCCGAGTCGATGCGCTGCGCAAGGCGGTCGCTCCGGTCGCGGACGAATATCCCGCCGAATATTTCGGCGCCGATGTCACCCTGTCGATTGATCTGCAATTGCAGACGATTGTCGAAGAGCAGATGTTGGCGGATTTCTCGAAGCGCAAGATGGAGCGCGGCTGTGCGATCTTGGTGGATCCAAAGACGGGAGACATTCTGTCGATGTCCACGTATCCGACGTACGATCCGAATCATCCGGAGAGCTCGACCCTGCCGGCGCGTCGCTGTTGGCCGGTCACCGACGTTTACGAGCCGGGCTCGACGTTCAAGATGATTCCGATTGTGGCCGCGTTGGAGGCGGGCCGCGTGTCGCGCACGACACCGGTCGATTGCGAAGGCGGTTCCTATCGCGTTCGCGGCGCGACAATTCACGATGCGCATGCCCACGGCACGCTCACGGTGGACGACGTGTTGGCCTTTTCGTCCAACATCGGCGCGGCCAAGATCGGTCAGCGATTCACTCCGACGGAACTGTACGACCGGATTCGGGCCTTCGGGTTCGGCAATCCGACGTTTGTCGAGATGCTCGGCGAACAGTCGGGAGTCGTTCCGCGACCGGCCAAGTGGTCGGGTCCGACGCAAGCGAACTTATGTTACGGACACGGCGTATCCTGCACGGCGTTGCAGCTTTTGATGGCATACGCCGCCATCGCGAACGACGGCCTGTTGATGAAGCCGAGGTTGGTTCGCTCGATCGAGTTTCCGAACGGCACACGGCAGGAAATCCCGGTCGAAGCGGTGCGGCAGGTCGTGTCGCCTTCGGTGGCGCACGAGCTGACGGACATGCTGGAGAATGTGGTCGAATACGGCACGGCGAAGCAATCCGCAGTGGAAGGAATACGCATCGCGGCCAAGACGGGGACGGCGCAAAAGGTTGACCGGGTCAATCATACATACTTCGACAAGCGATTTGTGTCGTCGTTGGTCGGCTTCTTTCCCGCCGAGGATCCGCAATACGCGCTGCTCGTGTTGGTCGATGATCCCCGGGGCGAGTATTTCGGTTCCACGGTGGCCGGTCCGGTTTACAAGGCAATCGTCGAAGAAGTTTACGCGAGCAGAATGCTGCGCGGCAAGACTCCGCCTGAAGAGCTGGTGAATCCTAAAACAACGGACAGCGGCCCAACCGGCGCCGCGCATGATGCGCGGCTGGCCGCGGCGCCCGTGCGCAGCGTGGACGGGACGACGGTTGCGAGCTTGAGTGCAGCGCCGGAAAGCGGAACGGATACGAATTGGATCTCGGTCCCGAGCGTTGAGGGTTGGCCGATGCGGCTTGCCGTGCAGGAATTCTCCCGGCGCAATCTCGGCTGTGAACTGATCGGCAGTCGGATTGTGAAAACGCAGTCGCCCCAGGCCGGCACGCGAGTGCAGGCGGGGACGGTTTGTCAAGTTGTCGGGATCACAAATTGA
- the rsmH gene encoding 16S rRNA (cytosine(1402)-N(4))-methyltransferase RsmH, giving the protein MNRPYHEPVLALEAVNLLMTDASGIYVDATVGGGGHAALVIDRLAPAGILVGLDRDADAIAQSRAVLPGSPLLYQTPFSEISGLANQFPDGVEGVLMDLGISSHQIDTPGRGFSHRFAGPLDLRMDPSHGETAADLLGRLAELDLTRLLREYGEEPQARRIANFIAKARGEAPIRTTDALERVIGNAVPATRVKSLARVFQALRIAVNGELDELEAGLRGAFRLLRIGGRLVVISYHSLEDRIVKQFMASLVSPPLPSIRIPVDLDAGRVARALTKKPVVPGQTEIERNPRSRSAKLRAIEKIKSEE; this is encoded by the coding sequence GTGAACCGCCCGTACCACGAGCCAGTACTGGCGCTTGAAGCCGTGAACCTGCTGATGACGGACGCGTCCGGTATCTACGTGGATGCGACCGTTGGCGGAGGTGGCCATGCGGCGCTGGTGATTGACCGCCTTGCTCCGGCCGGAATTCTGGTCGGCTTGGACCGCGATGCCGATGCCATCGCCCAGTCGCGGGCCGTTCTTCCCGGCTCCCCCCTGCTCTATCAAACGCCGTTCTCGGAGATTTCCGGACTCGCCAACCAATTCCCCGACGGTGTTGAAGGCGTGCTCATGGACTTGGGGATAAGTTCTCACCAGATCGACACCCCCGGTCGTGGATTCAGCCACCGCTTTGCGGGCCCGTTGGACCTCCGGATGGACCCTTCACACGGCGAGACTGCGGCCGACCTGCTGGGCAGACTGGCCGAGCTAGACCTCACCAGGCTACTTCGCGAATACGGCGAGGAGCCTCAGGCGCGCCGCATCGCCAATTTCATCGCCAAAGCCCGGGGGGAGGCGCCGATCCGGACGACGGATGCATTGGAGCGGGTGATTGGGAACGCGGTGCCCGCGACACGAGTCAAGAGCCTGGCTCGCGTGTTTCAGGCACTACGGATCGCGGTGAACGGGGAACTTGACGAACTCGAAGCAGGGTTGCGCGGGGCGTTTCGACTACTCCGAATCGGCGGGCGGTTGGTCGTGATCAGTTACCATTCACTCGAAGACCGGATTGTCAAGCAGTTTATGGCGTCGTTGGTCTCGCCGCCGCTGCCGTCGATCCGGATTCCGGTGGACCTTGACGCCGGGAGGGTAGCGCGGGCTTTGACCAAGAAGCCGGTAGTGCCCGGTCAGACCGAAATCGAGCGGAACCCGCGTTCGCGGAGTGCGAAGCTCAGGGCAATCGAGAAGATCAAATCAGAGGAGTGA
- a CDS encoding efflux RND transporter periplasmic adaptor subunit, with amino-acid sequence MSLFSDRKLTSLLLGLLLTGFTGPLGCKHADSTAAKLRTAVVERGDIVQTVVATGRVRPLQQIEIRSKSGGTVRKLYVEEGDFVEKGQKLFEISPESSPSEQVRAREDLRNAEVQVRETEDKLRIAKELFDKSLSPEQDYLEAQRAVDRAHARLAAAEAEWALIQREQLGESQSEDKNLDIVRTSTTVLAPISGLIFTREIDEGASVTPTTSASGGTVVMTMGDDEKLEFRGDIDEADVGKMRLGIDVAVTVQAFPGKPFTGTITHISPVGKLDADEDRQTVFGVRARVENPEKLLRVGMSATAKIVVDESKDVPIVDEIALVFQGDSTFVRIVEDSALAKTRLQVVKLGISNGIRASISEGLSGGEVVSLGNSDEDKKKR; translated from the coding sequence ATGAGTCTTTTCAGCGACCGCAAACTGACGAGCCTTCTCCTCGGCCTGCTCCTGACCGGCTTTACCGGTCCTCTCGGCTGCAAGCACGCGGACTCCACGGCGGCCAAACTTCGCACCGCCGTCGTCGAACGGGGCGACATCGTTCAAACCGTTGTGGCGACCGGACGCGTCCGGCCGCTCCAGCAAATCGAAATCCGCTCCAAGTCTGGTGGCACGGTCCGAAAGCTGTATGTAGAGGAAGGCGACTTTGTCGAAAAGGGCCAAAAGCTGTTTGAAATCTCCCCGGAATCCTCCCCGTCGGAGCAGGTCCGCGCCCGCGAAGATCTGCGAAATGCCGAGGTCCAGGTCCGCGAGACCGAGGACAAGCTGCGTATTGCCAAGGAACTTTTCGACAAAAGCCTCTCGCCGGAACAAGATTACCTCGAGGCTCAGCGCGCCGTCGATCGGGCCCATGCCCGACTGGCCGCCGCTGAGGCCGAATGGGCGTTGATCCAGCGCGAGCAGCTCGGAGAGTCGCAATCGGAGGACAAGAATCTCGATATCGTGCGGACTAGCACTACCGTACTCGCCCCGATCAGCGGCCTGATCTTCACCCGTGAAATCGACGAAGGTGCCAGCGTCACGCCCACCACCTCGGCCTCGGGGGGGACCGTGGTGATGACCATGGGCGACGATGAAAAACTCGAATTCCGCGGGGACATTGATGAGGCCGATGTCGGCAAGATGCGGCTTGGTATAGACGTCGCGGTTACCGTTCAGGCCTTTCCCGGTAAGCCCTTCACCGGAACGATCACGCATATTTCACCGGTGGGCAAGTTGGATGCGGACGAGGATCGGCAAACCGTGTTCGGTGTACGCGCGCGGGTCGAAAACCCCGAGAAGCTCCTGCGCGTGGGGATGAGTGCGACCGCCAAGATCGTCGTGGACGAAAGCAAAGACGTACCAATTGTCGACGAAATCGCGCTTGTCTTTCAGGGCGACTCCACCTTCGTTCGGATCGTCGAAGATTCAGCCCTGGCCAAGACTCGCCTGCAAGTCGTGAAACTGGGCATCTCCAACGGGATTCGCGCCTCCATTTCCGAGGGACTTAGCGGCGGCGAAGTGGTCAGTCTCGGCAACAGCGATGAGGACAAGAAAAAGCGCTAA
- a CDS encoding ABC transporter permease, with product MGFVELIRQVVANLRANKLRSTLTMFGITWGIASVMLLSGIASGFKVEQQKNFKALGNDVVIAWGGNRSISVGTNKKGDRVRWNETSIEALKAKAQYFRFSPELSSWSTVMRAGPRVFSTRLVGVAPEFGEIRNISPDHGRWLNQRDADELRRVCVIGDEVRKKLFGAEADPLHQTMLIAGREFLIVGWKSDKEQDRYYMGGPDNELVFVPYTTHMAMTDRRWFGNIVFAPNRVEDHDLAVHEFRSILGNTHKFDPTDEEAIRMWDTVEDAKTTLQLFDAINMLMVAIGGITLMIGGLGVMNIMLVSVVERTREIGVRRAIGARRGDIVRHFFLEALAITAFAGSAGIVLGWGLIKLLQNVKMPEGFPAPALLPITMIVSVAMIGLVTLLSGLYPAFRAAKVDPIEALRYE from the coding sequence ATGGGCTTCGTTGAACTCATCCGCCAGGTGGTCGCAAACCTCCGCGCCAATAAGTTGCGCAGCACCCTGACCATGTTCGGGATTACGTGGGGGATCGCCTCCGTCATGTTGTTGTCCGGTATTGCCAGCGGGTTCAAGGTCGAGCAACAGAAGAACTTCAAGGCACTCGGCAACGATGTCGTGATTGCCTGGGGCGGCAATCGCTCCATTTCAGTCGGCACGAACAAGAAGGGCGATCGTGTCCGCTGGAATGAAACATCCATCGAGGCTCTGAAGGCGAAGGCTCAGTACTTCCGGTTCAGTCCCGAACTCTCCAGTTGGAGCACGGTCATGCGCGCCGGACCGCGTGTGTTTAGCACCCGGCTGGTCGGCGTCGCACCCGAATTCGGCGAGATCCGCAATATCAGTCCTGACCATGGACGGTGGTTGAACCAGCGCGACGCCGATGAGTTGCGCCGCGTCTGTGTCATTGGTGACGAGGTCCGCAAGAAGCTGTTCGGAGCGGAGGCTGACCCCTTGCATCAGACCATGCTGATCGCGGGCCGCGAGTTTCTAATTGTCGGCTGGAAATCGGATAAAGAGCAGGACCGCTACTATATGGGCGGCCCGGACAACGAACTGGTCTTCGTTCCCTACACTACGCACATGGCGATGACGGACCGACGCTGGTTCGGGAACATCGTCTTTGCTCCGAATCGGGTCGAAGATCACGATCTCGCCGTTCACGAATTTCGCTCGATTCTTGGCAATACCCACAAGTTCGATCCGACGGACGAAGAAGCCATCCGCATGTGGGACACCGTCGAAGATGCCAAGACGACGCTTCAGCTCTTTGATGCCATCAATATGTTGATGGTCGCCATCGGCGGGATTACGCTCATGATCGGCGGGCTCGGTGTCATGAACATCATGCTCGTCTCCGTCGTCGAACGCACCCGCGAAATCGGTGTGCGCCGAGCCATTGGCGCCCGCCGGGGTGACATTGTGCGACACTTCTTCCTGGAAGCCCTGGCGATCACCGCCTTCGCGGGCTCGGCCGGGATTGTCCTCGGTTGGGGACTGATAAAGCTGCTCCAAAATGTCAAAATGCCGGAAGGATTTCCGGCACCGGCATTGCTACCCATCACGATGATTGTCTCCGTGGCCATGATCGGCCTTGTCACGCTGCTCTCGGGTCTCTATCCCGCCTTTCGCGCTGCTAAAGTTGACCCCATCGAGGCCCTACGCTATGAGTAG